Sequence from the Mesorhizobium sp. PAMC28654 genome:
GATCGATTCCCAGATCTTCTTGAAGGGCGCGTTGGAGGCTTCCATCTCGGCATAGACCTCGTTGGCCTTTTCGAAGCAGGCGGCCATGATGTCCTGGCTGAACGGCCGCAATTTCGCGCCGCCCGCCACCAGCCGCTTCACCGCCGGCGGATTCACATAGTCGTATTTCTGCAGCATATCGGCATCCGTCGCCTGGGCAGCGGTGCGCACCAGCGATTTGTAAGCCGGCGAAAGTTCTTCGTATTTCGCCTTGTTGAAGAGAAGGTGGACGGTCGGTCCGCCTTCCCACCAGCCGGGATAATAGTAGTAGGGCGCGACCTTGTAGAAGCCGAGCTTCTCGTCGTCATAGGGGCCAACCCATTCGGCGGCGTCGATCGTGCCCTTCTCCAGCGCCGGGTAGATATCGCCGCCGGCGATCTGTTGCGGCACGACACCTAGCCTTTCAATCACTTTGCCGGCAAATCCGCCGATACGCATCTTGAGGCCGGACAGATCGGCGACGGTGTTGATCTCCTTGCGGAACCAGCCTCCCATCTGCACGCCGGTATTGCCGCCAGGCAGGCCGAAAAGACCCTGCGTGGCCAGAAATTCATTGAACAGGTCGATGCCACCGCCATGGTAGTGCCAGGCATTCATGCCGCGTGCGTTGAGAGAGAACGGAACCGCCGCACCCAGCGCCCATGTCGGGTCCTTGCCCCAGTAATAATATGCCACCGTGTGAGCGGCTTCGACCGTGCCGGCAGCAGTGGCGTCCGCGGCCTGCAGGCCTGGCACCAGTTCGCCGGCGGCGAAGACCTGGACCTGGAAGTTGCCGTCTGTTGCATCCGAGAGCATCTTCGAGAAGACCTCGGCGCCGCCATAGATCGTGTCGAGCGATTTCGGAAAAGACGACGCAAGGCGCCACGTCACCTTGGGATTGGACTGGGCAATGGCGGGCGCGGCAAGCGTTGTGGCGGCAGCCGCGGCTCCCACGCCAGTCGTCCCGGCCTTGCGGATGAATGAACGACGATCCATGAAGTTCCTCCCTTTTGGATCAACAGACCGACGTTTGGGAAATCCTCGATACCCCCCGTATCGGCTTGCCGGAGACAATACACAGGCAATAAGTCGAGTCCAGCATCGCGGCGTTATTTGCGGGGCGGGGATCGCGGAATTGCAAGGCGTGGACGCACTTCCTGCAACTATAGTCTAACGCGATGGGCAAGACCTTTTGATCGGGTCGGGATGCTGCTACGCGGACTGCCGGGAACGGTGACCCCTGGCCCAGTCGTCATTCCAAAACTTGTCATGGAAAAGCGCCTTGGGATCGCCTATTTTAGAGGCGAATAAGCCTTCGCCACTGAATGGAAACCGTATCCAAAATGCACCAGCCGCTCGTCGCCATATCGACCGACGTCCGTCAGTTCGACAACTACACCTGGCATGCCGCCCCGCAGCAATATCTGGAGGCGGCGATCGTGGGCGCGGGCGTGTTCCCGTTGCTGGTGCCGTCCTTCGGCGACAGGCTCGATTTCGATGAACTGCTGTCTTCCGTGGACGGCGTCATGGTCACCGGTTCGAAATCGAACGTGCATCCGTCACTTTATGGCGGCGATGCCAGCGAGGCCAACGGTCCGTATGATCCCGCGCGCGACGCGACAACACTGCCGCTGATCCGCAGGGCCGTGGAGCGCGGCGTGCCGCTGCTGGCCATCTGCCGCGGCATCCAGGAGATGAACGTGGCGCTCGGCGGCACGCTTGCCACCGAGATCCAGGAGCGCGAGGGTTCGCTCGATCATCGCGCGCCGGCAAGCGACAGTCAGGACGAACGCTTCGGCATTCGCCAGAAAGTGACGATCAAGCCCGGAAGCTGCCTCGCCGGCGTCTTCGGCGAGGTTGACATCATGGTCAATTCGGTGCACCGCCAGGCCGTCGACCGGCTTGGCCCGAAGCTGCAACTGGAGGCTGTAGCCGCCGACGGAACCGTCGAGGCGGTGTCCGTCAAGGATGCGCGCGCCTTCGCCGTGGGCGTCCAGTGGCACCCCGAATACTGGGTCAAGTCGGACAACGTCTCGGCAAAGATATTCCGCGCCTTCGGCGACGCCGTGCGCCTGCACGCCGCGGCGAAATCCGGCGCCCGCGCTGCCGCGGAATAATCGATCACGCAGACCTACTCGCCGGTTGCCGCAAGCGACAGCAGCGGCATTGCCGGCGCGTAGGATTCGTAGCCTTCACCATCGGCCACGCCGAAGGTGACGATCGGATCGACACCATTGGTGCTGAAGGCGACCGTACCGTCATCCCTTTCTCGCCAGAATTTCGCGCGCTCCATGCCGGGGAAAACCAGCCGGCAGTCCGAAGCGACCATGAGCTTGGACAAGCCTTTCGAAATCTCGACGCCGCGCCTGACCGCGCATGCCGCTTCGTCGCCATTGGCGGCCAACCGGTAATTGCCGGATGACGGCGCTTCATCGACAGAACCCACGGAGCCTTGATCGCCAACATCGCGAAGCAACTGGAAGCCAGCGACCAAGGCGGCGACCGCAACCAATGCAGGAAGTATCCGCATCCTGTCTTCTCCGCGCACGCGACCCGCACGAGTGAAGGATACAGAATGATTTCAAAGCATTAAGCTGGCGTTAATAAGTGTGGCAGCAGCTCTTCAAGCCCGCTCCTTGACCTGCACCGTCTCGGGCACCGGTGTCCGCGGCTTCCGGTCGGTGAACCAGGACACCAGATTGTCGACGCAGAGATCGGCCATGGCGCGGCGGGTATGCTCCGAGGCCGAGCCGACATGCGGCAGCAGCGTGGCGTTCGGTGCTGAGAGCAGTGCCTTCGGCACGTTCGGTTCATTGGCGAAGACATCGAGCCCGGCGGCCGCAATGGTGCCATCGGCGAGCGCGGCAGCAAGGGCCGCTTCATCCACGGTGCTGCCGCGGCCGATGTTGACGAAGACGCCGTCCGGGCCGAGCGCCGACAGGATTTCCTCGTTGACCGCCTTTGCCGTCGAAGCGCCACCGGGCGCCACCGAGATCAATGTGTCGACCGCTTCGGCGAGCCCCTTCAATGTCTCGTGGTATTCGTAGGACAGGCCTTCGACCCGGCGCCGATTGTGATAGGCGACAGGCAATCCGAACGCTTCCAGGCGCCGGGCAATGGCCAGGCCGATGCGGCCCATGCCGAAAATACCAGCCTTGCGGCCACGCAGGGTCAGCCGGCTCAAGGGATAGTCGCCGTTGCGCGCCCAACTGCCGTCACGTAGCCAGGTTTCGGCGCGTGGCAGTTCGCGGATGGTGTTGATCAGCAGTCCGAGCGCGGTGTCGGCGACTTCCTCGGTCAACACATCCGGCGTGTTGGTGACCATAATGCCCTTCTCCGCCGCATGGCGGGCATCGATCGAATCATAGCCGACGCCGAAACTGGCGATGATCTCGAGATTTGGCAGCGCATCCATGAAGGCGGCGCTGATACCGGCGAACGAGGCAATGCCGCGCACGGTGCGCCGCATCTCGTCGGTAACCAGCGTCGGGTCGGCGCGCTCGATCCTGACCGGGCTGAATGTCCGCTCAATGCGATCGACCGCGTGGTCATTGAAATTGCTGGGCACCAGAATGGCGACGGGCAGCCTCTGTTCAGCCTTGGTCATACGCGTTCCACCGGCTTGCCGGTCGACTGGCGTACATGCAGTTCCGGCTTGATGAGTTCCTGCGAGGGACGCACGGTCTGACCGTTGAGCTTGTCCAGCAAGGCGCTGGCGGCACGGCGGCCGACCTCGCGCTGGCCGTTCCACACGGTGGTCAGCGCCGGTGTGGCGATCGCCGCCTCCTCGAGATCGTCATAGCCGGTGACGGAGATGTCGATGCCCGGCACCAGTCCAGCGCGGGCAATGCCGTTCATCAGGCCGATGGCGACGAGATCGTTCCAGCAGCAGGCGGCGGTCGGCCTGTCCTTCAGCGCCAGGAACTGCCCGGCCGCCTCGAAGCCGGCCTGCTTGGTGCGCGGGCCGGCGATGCGCCAGGACGGCCTGACTTCCAGCCCGGCGGCTTCCATGGCGTTGACGTAGCCCTGGTAGCGGTCGCGGCCGGTGGACGTCTGGTCTGTGCCGCCGATCATGGCGATGCGCTTGTGGCCGAGCGAGATCAGGTGGTTGGTGGCAAGCCCGGTGCCATAGGCATCGTCGCCGCGAAACACCGGCACGTCGGCACCCTCGACCGTGCGCGCGATCAGCACCGCCGGCAGGCCGTTCTCCTCGGCCATAACGATATCGGAAGCCGGCGTGCCGATGGCCGGCGACATGATGACGCCGTCGGCACCGAGCTGCAGCAGCGTGTCGATGAAGGTGCGCTGCTTTTCCAGCTGGTCGTAGTGATTGGACAGGATGAAGGTCTGGCGGCTGCGGTCGAGCTCGCTTTCGATCGAGCGCAGGATCTCGGCGAAGAACGGGTTCATGATGTCGTGCACGACGACACCGACAATGCCCGAGCGCGAGGTGCGCAGGCTGGCGGCGCGGCGATTGTAGATATAGCCGATGGCGCGGGCATGCTCCTTGATGCGGTCGCGCGTGGCACCGGCGACCAGCGGACTGTCGCGCAGCGCCAGCGAAACCGTGGCCGTGGACACGCCAAGCGCGTCCGCGATCGTCGAAAGCTTGATCTTCTGTGCCAGCGCCTTGCGCTCCCCAACCTATTTAAACTGTTTAAAGGCGGCCTTATGCCATCGTTCCCGGGCAAATCAAAGTTTTTTTGCCAGCGCTTCCGCCTCGACGTCCGAGGCCGCGAGATTGCGCAGCCGAAGCCGGTGCTCGCGATGGACGATGTAAAGGCCGCTGGCGACGATGACGGCGGCGCCGATCAGCGTCCAGCGATCGGGGAACTGGTTGAAGATGAGCCAGCCGGAGATGATCATCCACACCATCTGCGAATAGGGATAGGGCGCCAGCGCGGTGGTGGTGGCACGCCGATAGGCCTGCACGAGCAGCCAGTGGCCGATGCCGCCGAATACACCGAGCATGAGCAGGATGAACCAGTGCCAGCCATCATGCGGCAGCGAGAAGGAAAACGGCAGCATCGGCAGCAGCAGGACGGCGGGCGCCAGCGCCGAAAACAGGATCAGGCTCTCCGAAGTCTCGGTCGCCGACATGCGACGGGTCATGATGACGTAGAAGCAATTCGACATCATCGAGCCCAGGGCAAAGAGATGACCGATGCCGAAGACGCCGACGCCCGGCCGGGTGATGATGAGAACGCCGACAAAGCCCGCCAGGATTGCCAGCCAGCGTCGCCACCCCGCCCATTCGCCCAGCAGCGGACCGGCAAGTGCCGTGATCACCATCGGACCGAAGAAATAGATCGACGTGGTTTCGGCCAGTTGCAGGGTTCGCAGCGCCAGGATGTTGAACATGGTCGACCCGAACAGGAACAGACCGCGCAGGACATGCGCCGGCAGGTTGACAGGGCGAAAGCGCCGGGGATTGCGCCATCCGCGCAGCAGCGTACCGACCAGCACGACGTGGACGGTAAAGCGAACCCAGGCGACGATCAGCGCGGAAACGCCGGCAAGGACAAGGTATTTGCTTGATGTGTCGAGGAAGGTGAAGAAGACATAGGTGGCAAGCATGCAGAGGATCGCCACCGGGGGCGTCGCGCTTTCAACTTGTCTTTGGGGAGCACTCAACTGCGGGCCGGATCGGGAGCAAGGCGGGATCGGCCACCTTTGCGGGAATTGTCGGTTGCCGGCAAGCCAAAAGAGGCTCCAGCACAAGAACAGGCGCCGACTGGCCCAGTCCTTATGTCATCGCTCTCACAATACCGTCAGGGATGCATGCGGGCGCCCTTGGTGATCTTGTCGACCAGCTTCTTCTCGTCTCGAAGCGCGATGCCGACGACCTTGGCGTCATCGGGCGCGAATTGCTCGAAGACGGCGCGGTTCGCTACATCGTGTCCGGTCGAAAACATCTCCTCGACATAGAGCGAGCTTGTCACGCCGCGCTCCAGCGCACGCCGGTGGATCGCGCTCAGCGTCGGGCGATCGGCCGACAGCACGATGACCGGCTGGATCGACAGCGGATTGTAGAGATTGCCGGCGCGATCGCGATACGGCTCGCCGATGATGTCGGGGAACCGCGCGACGATGCCGCTGGTCAGGAAGGCGGTGACGTTGAGCTTCTGCCAGACCGGAAGATCGTCCTGCAGCACGATTGCAAATTTCGTATCGAACATGAGACATTTGCCGTTTCGAGGTTGCGCCCCAATCCGAGGCTGGAGGAAGCGATGTCGCTCGAAATAGACAAGCAGGCATTCCAAGGTCTTGGACGTTTGTGCGAGGGCCCGGTGGAAAACCGTATCATCACCGCCCCCGGCGCTGCTGGCATGGAGCGCATCGAGGCACGGTTCCATGGCAATGCCTTCGACCTGCACCGCCATGACACCTATGCTATCGGCGTGACGCTGCATGGCGTGCAGAGTTTCCGCTATCGCGGGACGACACATCACAGCCTGCCCGGCCAGATCGTCGCGCTTCATCCCGATGAGCTTCATGATGGCGGCGCCGGCACGGAAGACGGCTTGCGCTACAGGATCCTTTATCTGGAGCCATCGCTGATGCTGGACTGCCTCGACGGTGCGTTACTGCCATTCGTGCGGGATGCCGTGGTGACGGACCGCATCTTGCGCACGACGCTGCTGTCGGCGCTCGGGCCTATCGATCAGGAATTGGATGGCCTGTTCCTCGCCGACTTCGTCGCGCAACTGATGCAAAGCCTGGCTCGACATGCCGGCCAGCCGGCCAGGCCGATGCTGAAACCGGCGTGGCGGGCGGCCCGGCTGGCGCGCGACTATCTGGAGGACAACATCGCGCGAAGCGTGCGCTCGGAGGAGTTGGAGGCAATCACCGGGCTTGACCGCTATGCTTTGTCGCGGCATTTCCGCGCCGCCTTCTCGACCAGTCCGCACCGGTTCCTGGTGATGCGCCGGCTACAGCAAGCACGTCGGATGATCGAGATCGGCGAACCCCTGGCGCAGATCGCCATAGCGGCGGGGTTCAGCGACCAGAGCCATTTCAACCGGCAATTCAAGAAAGCGTTCGGCGTCACGCCGGGGCGCTGGTCGTCACTTGTCCATGGCGGGGCGGCGATGGCCGCTTAGAGCAGGGCTACTCGTCGGACTCCGCGTCGTCGTCGACGAGCACCATTTCCTCATTCAGGAGGTTCGCCTCGATCCGGGCGAGCAGCTTCAACAGCGCCTTCTGCTCTTTCTTGTCGAGA
This genomic interval carries:
- a CDS encoding TRAP transporter substrate-binding protein encodes the protein MDRRSFIRKAGTTGVGAAAAATTLAAPAIAQSNPKVTWRLASSFPKSLDTIYGGAEVFSKMLSDATDGNFQVQVFAAGELVPGLQAADATAAGTVEAAHTVAYYYWGKDPTWALGAAVPFSLNARGMNAWHYHGGGIDLFNEFLATQGLFGLPGGNTGVQMGGWFRKEINTVADLSGLKMRIGGFAGKVIERLGVVPQQIAGGDIYPALEKGTIDAAEWVGPYDDEKLGFYKVAPYYYYPGWWEGGPTVHLLFNKAKYEELSPAYKSLVRTAAQATDADMLQKYDYVNPPAVKRLVAGGAKLRPFSQDIMAACFEKANEVYAEMEASNAPFKKIWESIKGFRKEHYLWAQVAEYNYDTFMMVQQRKGKL
- a CDS encoding gamma-glutamyl-gamma-aminobutyrate hydrolase family protein is translated as MHQPLVAISTDVRQFDNYTWHAAPQQYLEAAIVGAGVFPLLVPSFGDRLDFDELLSSVDGVMVTGSKSNVHPSLYGGDASEANGPYDPARDATTLPLIRRAVERGVPLLAICRGIQEMNVALGGTLATEIQEREGSLDHRAPASDSQDERFGIRQKVTIKPGSCLAGVFGEVDIMVNSVHRQAVDRLGPKLQLEAVAADGTVEAVSVKDARAFAVGVQWHPEYWVKSDNVSAKIFRAFGDAVRLHAAAKSGARAAAE
- a CDS encoding 2-hydroxyacid dehydrogenase, giving the protein MTKAEQRLPVAILVPSNFNDHAVDRIERTFSPVRIERADPTLVTDEMRRTVRGIASFAGISAAFMDALPNLEIIASFGVGYDSIDARHAAEKGIMVTNTPDVLTEEVADTALGLLINTIRELPRAETWLRDGSWARNGDYPLSRLTLRGRKAGIFGMGRIGLAIARRLEAFGLPVAYHNRRRVEGLSYEYHETLKGLAEAVDTLISVAPGGASTAKAVNEEILSALGPDGVFVNIGRGSTVDEAALAAALADGTIAAAGLDVFANEPNVPKALLSAPNATLLPHVGSASEHTRRAMADLCVDNLVSWFTDRKPRTPVPETVQVKERA
- a CDS encoding LacI family DNA-binding transcriptional regulator translates to MAQKIKLSTIADALGVSTATVSLALRDSPLVAGATRDRIKEHARAIGYIYNRRAASLRTSRSGIVGVVVHDIMNPFFAEILRSIESELDRSRQTFILSNHYDQLEKQRTFIDTLLQLGADGVIMSPAIGTPASDIVMAEENGLPAVLIARTVEGADVPVFRGDDAYGTGLATNHLISLGHKRIAMIGGTDQTSTGRDRYQGYVNAMEAAGLEVRPSWRIAGPRTKQAGFEAAGQFLALKDRPTAACCWNDLVAIGLMNGIARAGLVPGIDISVTGYDDLEEAAIATPALTTVWNGQREVGRRAASALLDKLNGQTVRPSQELIKPELHVRQSTGKPVERV
- a CDS encoding DMT family transporter; the encoded protein is MLATYVFFTFLDTSSKYLVLAGVSALIVAWVRFTVHVVLVGTLLRGWRNPRRFRPVNLPAHVLRGLFLFGSTMFNILALRTLQLAETTSIYFFGPMVITALAGPLLGEWAGWRRWLAILAGFVGVLIITRPGVGVFGIGHLFALGSMMSNCFYVIMTRRMSATETSESLILFSALAPAVLLLPMLPFSFSLPHDGWHWFILLMLGVFGGIGHWLLVQAYRRATTTALAPYPYSQMVWMIISGWLIFNQFPDRWTLIGAAVIVASGLYIVHREHRLRLRNLAASDVEAEALAKKL
- a CDS encoding DUF2000 family protein — encoded protein: MFDTKFAIVLQDDLPVWQKLNVTAFLTSGIVARFPDIIGEPYRDRAGNLYNPLSIQPVIVLSADRPTLSAIHRRALERGVTSSLYVEEMFSTGHDVANRAVFEQFAPDDAKVVGIALRDEKKLVDKITKGARMHP
- a CDS encoding AraC family transcriptional regulator yields the protein MSLEIDKQAFQGLGRLCEGPVENRIITAPGAAGMERIEARFHGNAFDLHRHDTYAIGVTLHGVQSFRYRGTTHHSLPGQIVALHPDELHDGGAGTEDGLRYRILYLEPSLMLDCLDGALLPFVRDAVVTDRILRTTLLSALGPIDQELDGLFLADFVAQLMQSLARHAGQPARPMLKPAWRAARLARDYLEDNIARSVRSEELEAITGLDRYALSRHFRAAFSTSPHRFLVMRRLQQARRMIEIGEPLAQIAIAAGFSDQSHFNRQFKKAFGVTPGRWSSLVHGGAAMAA